The Rattus rattus isolate New Zealand chromosome 13, Rrattus_CSIRO_v1, whole genome shotgun sequence nucleotide sequence CAAACACTTTAAAGTCAAAGGGTTGGAAGAACTGGCCTGGGAATGGAAACATTAACAATGAGCTTCCTCTGTCTGTATGAGGGCCATGGCCACTGGCTTCACGCAGAGGCTGAGCAGACATGTTGTGATCCAGGTATGGGTAACTAGGTAGTTGTAGCTTTGCACGTCTATTCCCAGGGCTTCCACATAACTAAGCAGCCTGCAGTCTTAGCATTTCATACCCAGCAGCCCATGAGTCTGTGCTGACATCCGGTGACTGTCCACCACGTAGAACCCTAGGAAGTCCTGGTGAACCGGATGTTTCTTCCAAACCTGGTGTAGGACGATCACAAAGCTAATCCCATCTTCAAAGGACACCACCATATTCTTTTTCCTGTTGATTGTTACAGACAGcctaggagagaagaggaggactAGGAAGTGAGGCCTCATGACCCAGGCATTAACCGTATGAATCAAGGGGTTTTCAGCAAGGCCTTCCAAGCACATGTCATGGGACGGCACACAGACGCCAGACACTACCTCAATGTTGGGATAAGACTACCGCAAATACGTCATCTATGCCTTCTACAGAGTGAACCTTGGTTCCTCTAGGGTCAGGAAAGAGGCTTAGAAAGCCAGAGGCCTGGAACCAGCTCAAGTTCTGTGTGATCCTGGACAAGTTGTACTCTCTGAGCTTCAGTGAGAAGAATGGGATCCCTGGGACTCCAAACAGGAAAAGCTATGAAGCTTCGGAACTAGCAGATCCAGCAAGAGAGGCTgcaaatccttccttcctcctgccttccatccctcccttctttcctggttgttttttaataaattgtatttttaaaacatattttaagtaaaacatattttatacaatatgcTTTTATCAtgtctcccttccccatctccttctagATCTTCCCAAACCAGCTACATATTCTCTGCCCATTCttcctcagacacacagagaaatagatagatagatagatagatagatagatagatagatagatagacagacagacagacagatggacagatgatagaaacacaaaaactaaaccaaaacaaacacaaacaagcaaacaatcaataaaacaagcaaacaatccaAACAAGAGACTACAAAACAAAAGATCCACAAAAGCAGAGCAAAACGAAACATGGAGTCTATTTTGCTAACTACTCGTGGGCACGGGCTGCCCTGGAATATCGTTGTAATACCCAGCGACATTCCACTGGAGCAAACAGATTCTTCCTTTGCCACTGGGTATCCATTTCAAGTAGTTTCTTGGCGAGGGGTTTGACTTTGAGTCCACTTCTTGATGCTGGCACCTCATCTGGCTTGAACCTATGCAGGTCTTGTTCATGTTGCCATGGTCTCTGTGCGTTCATACACTAGGCTGGAACTTGTCATGTAACCCATGCCCGACCTGGAACTTTGGGTATCACCCTCGTTCTATCTCCCGGTGgcagggattaaagatgtttgCAAGCACTCTCAACCCTCCTGTCTGCTTAGGAATGGGTTCTTGCAAgggctggtgacatggctcaCTGCATAAGGGTACTTCCTGCATAAGTCTGACGGCCTGAGTTCaacctccagaacccacataattGACACAGAAGTAGAGAGAACTGAGtttacaaagttgtcctctgacacagagccgggggaggagagggagagggggtgagagctgacttacacacacacacacacacacacacacacacacacacacacacacacacacacacacacacacacacagagagagagagaaaagataataatgattataattaataataataataaaattttagagaTGGGGCCTTGTTATGTTGCCAAGGCTGGTCTCAATCAGTCCTTTGTCCTGAGCTCTAGACTACATGTGTGCCACTGTACGTGACTTCTGCCTAAGGTCATACCTTTCCTCAAAGTGAGTCCTGCACACTGTCCAGCTGCAAATTTTGGCTATGACAGGGTTCTCAAGGGTTGGTGCATATCCCATGGTTACCATCCTTTGGGAACTGCATCCAGGCCATCAGTCTCTCCTGTGACTCCTGGGAGAAGTCtgcatttccttccctcctcagccTTGGAGGTACAGTCAGAGGACTTACCCGGTCTGTGTGACCGTGACGGTGTCTAGCCAACTGAACGTGCTCAGTGCATCCCCGTTCCCCAGGATGATCTTCTCCGTGGTCACCTCAATCCGAAAGTCCATCCAAGCATTGGTAATGCCCAGTTTGCCAAAGTAAGTTTTCCCTGTCCTGGAAGAAGCATTACTGCCCTTCTCTCCAATGATCTGCCCGGTCACAGCGATGCCTGCCAGAGGGGGGGCCAAGAAGGGAGACCAGTGAGGGCTTTTGAATCTGTTATGGCCTGTAGGGATGTCTTCCTCTTTAGCGAGGCAAGCTGAGGGCAAGCAGAAGCAAAGCCCATGGGGACGCTTCGGGTCTGGGGCATGCTGGGACATTGTGggccttctctctttcctgggtCAGGGAGTGTTGTGAGAGGAAAAAAACTGCTCCCAATATACAGGCCGGCTCCACCCTCAGTGTCAGGCTTCCcatatctctgcctctctctaacAGCGTTAGGCACAGAGTGGGTCTGGCTTTAATAGCACCAGGCGCTTAGTGGGTCTTTTGTTTGGCCGGCCCCTCCTCCCTTGTGCAGAGTGTTCTGCACACGAAGATGGATAGCTACTAGAGTCATGAGGACTGGTCCATGGACTCACTCACACTCAGATCCTGACAGAAAGAACCCCGCCTGTAGCCCTACCTGTGACTGGGTCTTGAATAAGGCTCAGCACCGTGCCAGGCTTCTCATCGATGTTGAAGCAGATGGTGTCATTTTTTCCCGGGACTTGGATGATGAAGTGGGGGTCCCCATCCACTGAGAGCACATCAGAGAATGGGCTGACACCCTGTACCACAGGACTTCCCTGGCTTCCTAGCCTTACCAGGACTCTTGGGCCTGTGAGCAGGAGCAAGATACCCACAACCCTGAACCTTGACCAGGGGGGAAGTCGAGCAACTCACCATAATAGTAGGGGCTATGGCTGGACTGCTGACTGGCTACGGAGCAAAGGGAGACCAGATTGAACGAAGCAAGCTGTCCCGGGGAGATCTGGAACCTCCACTCCGAATTTGGCTTATGCCTCTCCCAATTTGACCCCCCACCCCACTGATTTCATCCCCTCTCCACCAGCATGCAACCTCCTCAGGACAGCTGGTCAATCGGTCGGGGACGGAGGTTGATTCAGGAAACACTACAGAAGGCGCCGGGGCAGGGAAAGCTCGTGTCACAGCCACATGTACTCACTCAGGTAGGCCACGGACGAAGAGATGGCTAGTAAACCGTCAAAGGGCAGGCATGAGAAACAgccaagggcttccttcccccagctcccaaCCTTGCAATTTCTGTCAGCCTGAAGGCTACTGGTCCCCACTGGGGCCCCAACATTGGCAGACTTGCTCAGGGAAGCCCTTTCAGGGATGTTGGTAGCGTGAGTGTCATTTAAATGCAAGGAGCATATTTTGATACATCCAAAATGCAAGTCTATCAAATCATCAGCCTCTCACTCATGAGCAACGTTCACAGCCCTCTGTGAACTCTTCAGCCCCTAGGTGGGATAGGGTGAGACCCACAATGTCTGCTGTTTCTTAGCGGTTGGTAGCTCCTGAGGGAAAATGGCGGCCTAATATATGTATGCTCCTTAGAGATTCAAGTGGGCAGTTTGGCAGGGGCTGAGTCTTGCCCAATGTTAGCGGGCTGGAGGGGTACACTGTTCTAATTTCACAGCGAGAGAAATATGGGGTGCCTTGGTTCCCAGACACCTTCAGCATGGGCGCTGGGCCCAAGTGCCTAGGCGTATGTCCCAAATCAGTTACTGGCTGAGTCCCCTCTGGCTTAGTGCACTCACGAAGTGAGAACTAGGAAAGATTCATGTGCGGGTTACTAGGAGTTGTGTCAAAGTGCTAGGGATCAAAGTTATTCATTTTTGCAGATAACAGGACACTGTCAAGAATTGGCCCATCTTGAGATAGGGAAGCCATCTTCTACCTAACGAATGGGAACCCTGAGACTTGGAGTGAAGCTGAAAGCTCTCTTCTGTctatctccccctcctccctccctccctccctccctccctccctccctccctccctcctccctccctcccccctcacacAAAGCTTACCTTCAGCTTAACATGCAGGCACagtgagggaagaagaagaaaaccatatTAGACACTGGCTACTGACTAAGGCCATTGCAACCAATGAGAGTGCTCTGCAGCCTGGCTTAGAGCTAGCTTTGTCCCCATAGGGTGTCCACTAGGACCAAAAACTCCTAGAAAACAGAGGCTGCGCCTGAACGAGACCATCGTTCCCCATGCCTCTCAGTACCAGGCTCCCCGTGAAGTGGATACACGTCTGGGGCTCCCCTGGTGAGTACGATCTGGGGCCTTGTTAAAGATGTTTGGTCTCAGATTCCAGCTCTCGGGGCCTCTTTTCTCACACATCCCAGGTCCCTGGTACTTTGTCCCAGGTCTACATTTGGAGTTAGGGTCAAATCTTGTCTAGCTGGTCCTAGACGGTGCACTCTCTTGGCTTTCATCCCTTGAGAGACTTAGAGACTCCTACTGGCCCCCACCCCATGTCCCTGATAACCACTTCACTCCTTCCATATACCCTTCCAGATACTTCCAGACATGCCCCTCTTCAAAAGGCCTGGTGTCCCCAGCTTAGCCAACTCCTCTCCTAGGATTCTAGGGTCCAGGGTCTTAGAGGGAGGATCCTAGATTCTGGCCTTCTTCCCCTGTGCCCACCTTCCCCAGGCTTGTCAGCAATGGCTGTTTGGTCCTCGTTGTCCTCAGGCTTGGTCACCACCATGGAGGTCAGTGGAGTTACAAAGTGGTACTTGAGGGACAGGTCCAGGGCCTCTGCTGTGATGTTCGCCTTCTCATCCCCATGGGCATTCTTGCTGTGAGGAGGAACAGCTCAGAGTCAGCCCAGAGCACACCAtgctgcttcctctcccactaacTCACCAAGCAGACCAGAATCCTCAGGGACAACTAGGGaacatctcccttcccttcattgcccacatccttggtccTGCTCAGTGGAGCTCactgagatgggggtggggggatgcatTGCCCTCTCAAGGGTGCTCAGCTACACCCTTGAGGTGTTGGgtctccctcccccatcagtgCTGTCTAACCTCTCTATCACTGGGTGGTGCTGATGAAGAGAAAAAGCTAAGGTCCTCTCCTGCCCTAGAGGTACCCTCAGTCCTCAGTAGTGCTTGCTGGCTGAGATGGACAAGCAGGAAGTGGGGGAACGCAAGGAAACATGGGGGTCGGGGGGGCAGAGCAGTAAGAATGTTCATGGTGATGTCCTTCCTCAGCGGGTGGCTGTCTTACTCTTCTGTCTCTATCGGAACGCAGTCAGAGCTGTGGTGGGTGCTAGAACGCTAGGCATTCCTCAAGGTGAGGGTAGACCCACTCTACCGTTTCTCCAGTAGCTGCTCAATAGTGAGGTAGGCCCAGAGCCGCTCAATGTAGTCCCCAAAGATGTAGCCTTGCTCCTTCAGGGCCGCGTCCATTTCCTTCATGTCTACCTCCTCCGTGAAGGTCAGGTCATTCAGGGCCTGGGTGGGGAATTGGAGCAAGTGAGGAACTCGAGAGCCGGATCATGGAGTTGTGGGGCCAGGTTCGGAGGACGCCACTCCCAGAAGCCTTGGGTCCGTCGTTGCTGGCCCTCCATTCCCAGCATGCCCCAGGCATTTGTTGCTACTCACCCCATGGCCCTTCACATCTGCTTTGAAGTTGTCCACGTTCCTGTCCACCAGACGCCCTGCGACAACAATCTCAGAGCCATCATAGAAGTGGGGGTAACTGTTTCTGGTGAGGTCCATGATGGCATTCTCAGGGTATTCCACCTCCACATTGGTCAACAAGGGATTAGCTACTTCCTCGTAGAAGCCCTGAAAATTAGATCAAGGGAGACATGGAGAAGCCCGGGATAGGTTGGTCCCACAAATGCTACAAGGTGGCATTTGGTCCTCAAGGGCTGAACTGATCCTTTCCCTTGGTCTTCATTTCTAAATGGCCCTGGATGTGCCCTGGAGTCTATGAGGGCGCtgtctatatgagtacactgtagctgtcctcagacacaccagaagagggcacccaatgccattacagatggttgtgagccaccatgtggttgctgggacttgaactgaggacctctggaaaagcagcgaatgctcttaaccattaaaccATCTAGAGAAGCCCATAAATGTCAagcttcattattattattattattattattattattattattattattattattatttggtttttcaagacaggacttatctgtgtagccctggctatcctagaactctctttgtagactaggctagtcTTGAGATCTGcccgcttctgcctcccaagtgctgggattaaaggcatgtgtcactactGCCTGGCTGTCCCCACCATCTTAAAGACTAGagggaataaaaagaaaggacagaattctggaggcagaactttgaataaagaaatattagCCACAGGAAGGGGTGTGGTCAGAGGGGAGGAAAGCCCCAGTGTCCCCTACAAGTGGGGGTGCAGTCCACCACCTGAGGAAGGTCCTAGATCAGAGTGAAGAGTGAGGCACACAGTTACATCTGgctagcaaatatttttaaatactgttttattGTATAAAGTTCTGTGTCTGTCACGAGTCAGATTTGTACTGCACTCCCAATGCCCTAACCTTATTGGAGTGCAGCCTTATTTGGAGGTAAACTCTCTACACAGATAGTCCAGTGATGTCATGAAGTTGGGCCCTAATCCAATATGCCTTGTGTccctataaaaagagaaaattggaTACAGACACACAAGGAAGGAATGCATGGGAAGGCCAAAGAAGAGGAGTGCGACAAGCCAAGAATTGAGGCCTATACAGATCTTTCCCTCAGAAAGGAACCAAGCCCCTGTCACCTGATCTCATACCTGTAGCCTCTAAGACCTCGACACAGTGTTTCTGTTATTTAAGCCACCTTGTCAGGGGCCGTGCACTCCCTTATTGCAGACTTAGTGAACCATTGTCCTGTGAAATATTTGGGCATGCTTACATAGAAATTACTTATTGATCACGAGACATACATTAACGGAGTGCCCTGTGCTTGATCTCCTGCAGAAGAGGCAGCTCTGTTCTATGTAGATTAGAACGAGATGCGGCCAGAGGTGCACTCTAACAGAGAGGAGGCTCCATCTGACGCCTGAAGTTGGCCCATGGCGGAAGTAGCGGCCTGAGAAACAGCGCCTGAGGTAAAGTGTACCTGCAGCTGTAAGCTGGCATCAGAATCTTCATAAATACGCCGGGCAAACCCGTGGTTCTCCAGGGCCAGAGTCTCCAGGAAATTATAATTCAGATTGTTGCCAAAACCCAGGTTATACAAAGGGAACTTGCCCCTGATGGCATTCCGGACGTTTTCCTGGATCTTTTCAGATCTGCTCTCGCCTGTAGAAAGGACCGTTCATGCTGGGGACCACCTCCACTAGCTCTCCTGGGGAGAGCTAACTCTTTGCATGCATAGCTGGTAGGGAGCCTTGACAAGGATAGGCATGCACCTGCCTTTAAGGGGCTCACAAGATGCTAGGGAACCACAAGAAAAGACACCCAGGGTCTTGTAGTGAGTCAgccacacaggcaggcaggcaggcaggcaggcactcatCTTGGGCTcaagcctccctctccctcaccagTATTAGCATCCCCATCCGTCAACATGATGACGATGGAGGTGCTCCTCTCCGGGACAAGGTGGTCTTCTCGGGCCTTGTTCAGCATTTCAATACCCCTCAGCAGCCCGTCATTGATGTTGGTCACTGTACaccgacagagagacagaaccatTGAGGTGGGGAGTGTCCTTGGCGTGCCAACAACATATGTGGATGGACAGCACAGACTTTCACACTGGCATCAAAGGGGTGCTCAGAGGTTCTAGGCGTGTGATGACTACGGCAATTTGACAAGCAGTCAGGTGGAGTCACCAGGAGTGGGAAGGAAATGATATAGATGTCGTGTCTGTTTCCACAGGAAACAGGGTTCCCTGCGCCTCATCCTGCTGAGACTTGAGAGCACCAGGATCACGGGTTAGAAGCGCTGAGGACAGGTTTCCCTAGGCTGCAGAAGAGACATCCTGGTGTCTCATCTTCAAGTCTGAGGTCTACCCCAAGGAAGAGGCACGGCGGAGATGGGCTGCGGGTGCAAGAAAGGGGACCAGGTAGAATACgcatctgcccctcccccccacagctCACTGCTTTGATCATGGATGTTCTTCACAAACGCCCTGGCCTCCTCGAGGTTTGCAGGTGTGGCCTTGACTAGGTGATCTTTCCAGGTGGTCACACCAGTGCTGAAGAGGATGAAATTCAGATAGTCATCTTCCTTCATATCATCCAGGATTTTGAGAAGGGCTTCTctggtctgagggaggaggaagacaaatgCACCATAAAGACATGCACAAGGAATGAGCCAGGGCGCTCCCCAGCCTAGGCTGACGGAGGAGCTCCTTCTACCCTTATCCTTCTGAGTTAGCATTGCCCGGGGCCCCCAACTCCCTCTGAAAATGTGTAAAGGATTTGCGTATTCTGTCTGATCCCTCCTTTTCCACCAGAAACACTAGAATCttcccacttaaaaaaaataaagaatctctgggctggagaggtggctcagcggttaagggcactggctatttttccagaggtccagagttcaaatcccagcaaccacatggtggctcacaaccatctgtaatgggatctgatgccctcttctggcctgtgggtGAATAAGCAGATAGAGAACTCAtacactaaaaaaaataataataataaaatgtaaaatctcttcctcctcacaTTTCTATGCCCCAGTGCTGCCCTGGGTGCTGGGAGGGGGTTGGATGAGGACAAACCTGCTGGATTTTCCGACCAGACATGGAGCCACTGACGTCAATCACAAAGGCTATGTTCTTAGGCACCACTGGGAGGCCTTGGGGTGCAAAGAAGTGCACAAAGTAGCCATTGACTATCTGCAAAGGTGGGAGAGAGGTGGAGGCCAATGCCCATTTAGCAATGCCTCTCCTTGCAAGTGGAAGTCAAAAATTCATTACTAGAGGAATGAGAATTTCCACTCTCCAGGAGGCACCATGCAAGGGAAATGGTGCTACAGATGGGAGAAAGGGACATCTCTGCAGTCCCTTAGGATATTGGcctctccccaccatgatgatggaTTAGCAGGCAAGCCTGGCGAAGCCTTCAACCTCTACCTGCACATTTCCTGGAGACTCTCTGTTCACGTCATAGACGATGGTGAAGTCCCCGTTGAGGAGGGAGTCCGTACAGGTTGGGCATGAGCGCTGCTGGTCTAAGCTGGGCTTGAAAGACACATGCCCCTGcggggagggaggaaaagcctTGAGCCTTGTGAAGGTGGCCCACTGGCAGACAGGAAGAACTGGCAGTTCCTCCTGGGTAAAGCTGCTCCCGTGCCCCATCTTTCTGAATACCTCCCTCCCTGGGTGATCAGAACCtgtctggggtggggagggctgtcattttcatttagtctttctcctcccttctggcTATCTCATCCCAAGTCCTTAGCTCAGTCCCAGAAGTTACTTGGGCTTGGGAGTTTTGCCCCATATGAGAGAGCCTTGTGCTGAGTGGTTTTGTGAATTGGAGTTGGCGCCCAAAGGGGGGCAGAAGGACACGAGTGGGGAAGGGGGTGTTACAATGAAGGGGACTGGGAGCATCCAGACACTAGCTGCCCTCTTGAGCGTAGGCTCTTCGAACGTCTCTCTGGAGAACCTGGGCAGCTGAGATTTGATCTTGACACTTCCTCCTCCCACTGCCACTGGGCACTTGCCCTGGCATAGCTTGAGGCTCAGTGACTGTGTCAACTGCCCAGCACCAAGAAGGAGAATTAAACCGATTCTCTTTAGTCTCCCATCCCTTAATGTGGAGTCAGCAAAGCTAGCCTCGGTTCCTTGATCTGCATCCCCTTCCCTGCCCATGTATTTGCCAGAGTATAAATGGCTTCCCATCTCCCCATTGTCCCGGTAGAGTTGAGACCCCTTAGATCAGCAAAGTCAAGGCGCTGGCCTACCCCCTGCACCCCAAGCCCTGGAGGTATCTACATCACCTTTTTCCCTGAGAAGGACTTGGTGAGGGCACTTCCCAGGAGGTCATTAGTGATAAATGAGGCGTCGGCGTCCAACATGCTGATGCCCTGTGGCTCAAAAATGTGTGCATCGATCTGAAACGGCCAAACGAAGGAGATGTCATACTGGGACAGAGCAGAGGTCTGGGACAGAGTCAAGGGGAATGGCATGGGTCTATGCTGATACAGGGAGCCTCACTGACAGCTACTAGGAAAGTTCAAAGGGTGTAGCGGCACGAAACATCTGCATCATCTGTCTGCCATGGATCCCCCAGTTCAAGGGCCCAGGCACGGAAGTATCATTCCCTTTGGCTCCCGGCTGTTGTAGCTAACGCTATTGTGCTGCTTCCAAATCACTTCAGCCGAGTACAGGGCCTTGGAGATAACGTCCTTGGCTCAGCTCTGAgatcttccctccttctcccacccccCGACCCCACTGCCCTTCTTTGGGCTTTCTGTGGTTCCAAGCAGGGGTGGCTGCTTACCTCAAAGTGTCTGACGAGCTGCTTGGGCTGGACCTTAAGGTACATCTCGTACTTTCCCTTGTTTCTCTTGAGCATCTCTTCATAGGTCAGCTCAAAGGTGACCTTGCTGCCTGCGGCCACATTGACAGACACTGTGAACTTCTCCAGCTTCCTCCCAGAGGCCCTAGGGGGCGGGGGTGCAAGACAGTGCTTAGCGCAAAGACTTCAGGAACCCATCCTTCGTTGGTCCTGGATCCAAGGCTCAGATCCTAGGTTAGAGACCTCCCTATCTCTTCCGAACCTCAGTTGCTTTAAAATGGGATGTTCTGGGGGTACGCGTAGTTGCTATAGTAATTATAGCTGCTTTCTTCTCTCAAAGCCCAAGAGCCACACTCACTTGACCAAACCGGCTGTCTTGCCCTGGGACACAGCCTTTTCATATTGTTTCTGCGCAACTTCCTTCTCCTTGACACTCCCAGGGTAGGTGACACCATCAATAGTCCTGTAGATAAAGAGTTTAGGGGAAGGGCCTGTCACACTGGGCCAGAACCCACTCCCCCGCTCCCCCATTTAAGGAACTTAAAGTGAACAGCTATGGTGGCACCCACAAGGTGAAGTTGGTGATGAAGGCTGTCTTGGGCAGTTCCACATCAAAGGAAACTTCCTTGGCCTTGTCTGCGCGGTTGACAGCCCTTGTGGTGACAACATTGTGAGCAAAGCGGGAGGTCACCTTGCAGCTGATCTTGGTGCTGTAGATCTCAATGCCATCCACCACCTGTGGGAGAGCGGGGCCGGGATCACTGGAGGGGTAGTTAGTTAAACTGCATCCTGGGAAACCAACTCATCAGCGTGGTGGCTTCCCTTCCAAATTCTCCCTTATGAGCTCTCAAGTCCTGATAAATCTTAGTCCTCACAGTCACCTACACTGGGACtctggacagtgtcctttgtcacTCATCTGGCTGCTACAGTGCTCACACTCTGCATTCTCAATGCTGCAATTAGCACACAGCTGCAACCAGCGAGCTCTCCGACCCAGCCCCTCTCCCAAGTAAAGCCTTCCCCTAGGTTTTCCTCGGAGAGTCTTGGCTCTCCGTATGCTGAGCTCCAGCTACGTCTAGGAGACTTTCTCCATCAtggctctttctcctctcccgTCACACTCTTCCACCTCCTGTGTCCTTTGGTGTAGACCTGTACTTTTATTCAAACACACCTACTTCCTGTGGGAAGTCCCCAGACACCCTCTTTCCAGCAGAGGTAATAGAGCAAGGCATGCTGGGTTAAGAACGAATCTAGATACTTTGTAACAGCTTGCTTCACCatccctcccagtcctccctgcAGCGGAGTGCCAGCAAGTACTTGATCAGTGGTGTGAAAGGAAGGTCCCCCCCCCCATGCTGTCCCAGTGGAACACTGTGGCTATAGTGCTCTTTCCCAAGGGTCTTTGGGTCACATGGGGCCCTGCCAAGATGGAGCCATGAGCTGTTTTCCAGCTCTGGGGACCATGCTATTATGATCTGTATCTTCAG carries:
- the Itih3 gene encoding inter-alpha-trypsin inhibitor heavy chain H3 translates to MVTLWWPCLVLALLSGLETSGFPRSPLRLLGKRSLPEGVVDGIEIYSTKISCKVTSRFAHNVVTTRAVNRADKAKEVSFDVELPKTAFITNFTLTIDGVTYPGSVKEKEVAQKQYEKAVSQGKTAGLVKASGRKLEKFTVSVNVAAGSKVTFELTYEEMLKRNKGKYEMYLKVQPKQLVRHFEIDAHIFEPQGISMLDADASFITNDLLGSALTKSFSGKKGHVSFKPSLDQQRSCPTCTDSLLNGDFTIVYDVNRESPGNVQIVNGYFVHFFAPQGLPVVPKNIAFVIDVSGSMSGRKIQQTREALLKILDDMKEDDYLNFILFSTGVTTWKDHLVKATPANLEEARAFVKNIHDQSMTNINDGLLRGIEMLNKAREDHLVPERSTSIVIMLTDGDANTGESRSEKIQENVRNAIRGKFPLYNLGFGNNLNYNFLETLALENHGFARRIYEDSDASLQLQGFYEEVANPLLTNVEVEYPENAIMDLTRNSYPHFYDGSEIVVAGRLVDRNVDNFKADVKGHGALNDLTFTEEVDMKEMDAALKEQGYIFGDYIERLWAYLTIEQLLEKRKNAHGDEKANITAEALDLSLKYHFVTPLTSMVVTKPEDNEDQTAIADKPGEAISSSVAYLTSQQSSHSPYYYVDGDPHFIIQVPGKNDTICFNIDEKPGTVLSLIQDPVTGIAVTGQIIGEKGSNASSRTGKTYFGKLGITNAWMDFRIEVTTEKIILGNGDALSTFSWLDTVTVTQTGLSVTINRKKNMVVSFEDGISFVIVLHQVWKKHPVHQDFLGFYVVDSHRMSAQTHGLLGQFFQPFDFKVFDVRPGSDPTKPDATMVVKSHRLTVTRGSQKDYRKDASVGTKVVCWFVHNNGEGFIDGVHTDYIVPSLF